A section of the Spirosoma pollinicola genome encodes:
- a CDS encoding LytR/AlgR family response regulator transcription factor, with protein sequence MKAIALDDEHPALDVIEAFCSRIDSIDLVKTFTRTGEARLYLETNPVDLIFLDINMPKESGLDFFKSITQQTLVIFTTAYSEYALESYDVEAVDYLLKPYTFDRFTKATQRAQTRWRALQQNQGIDSQGTEQVHLFFRADYGLVKVTVADIVFIEGLDNYLKIHLEEGHPLVLRLTMKALLEKLPVAKFIRVHRSFIVAINKIQSIRGRIILIGEEEVPIGSSYENAFFSLFMK encoded by the coding sequence ATGAAAGCTATTGCACTCGACGACGAACACCCTGCCCTCGACGTCATAGAAGCCTTTTGCAGCCGAATTGATTCAATAGATCTGGTCAAAACGTTCACCCGCACGGGCGAAGCTCGGTTGTATCTGGAAACGAATCCGGTCGATTTGATCTTTCTGGACATCAATATGCCAAAGGAGTCGGGACTGGACTTTTTTAAATCCATTACTCAACAAACCCTCGTTATTTTCACAACGGCCTACAGTGAATATGCATTGGAAAGCTACGACGTGGAGGCTGTTGATTATCTGCTGAAACCCTACACCTTCGACCGGTTCACGAAAGCGACGCAGCGGGCCCAAACCCGGTGGCGAGCACTCCAGCAAAATCAGGGTATTGACAGTCAAGGAACTGAGCAGGTACACCTCTTCTTTCGGGCGGATTACGGTTTGGTGAAGGTTACAGTGGCCGACATTGTTTTTATTGAAGGACTGGACAACTACCTGAAAATTCATTTGGAGGAGGGGCATCCCCTAGTGTTGCGGCTTACAATGAAAGCTCTATTGGAAAAATTGCCAGTGGCCAAATTCATTCGAGTTCACCGGTCGTTCATTGTCGCGATTAATAAAATTCAGTCGATTCGTGGCCGGATAATTCTAATTGGAGAGGAGGAAGTTCCCATCGGGAGCAGCTATGAAAATGCCTTTTTTAGTCTCTTTATGAAATAA
- a CDS encoding DUF3500 domain-containing protein, whose protein sequence is MKRKNWTSFLLILLGFSALFGSCTSTDVDATSTTGSTTGSTGTTSNSSSSITTTLSATATTTTCGSTGVAQIVCLAEAFKATLSSTQVSTVQLTYSKANAQKWSNLPAGMSSRVGINLGALSDTQLLAFRNLMVAVLALNGMNEGYDEMLGNLVADDYLNSIGGGSTYGAGNYYLSFLGTPSTSSLWAILFTGHHYTQPITFNAGAVTGVTPAFRGTEPQAAVTAGSRTYQAFEQERVAFAALLTGLSTTEQSTAKLSGSYNDLVLGPGQDGKFPATKSGLQVGTLSSDKQALVLAAIRLYVNDLDASTSAAVLTKYTSELANTYVAYSGTTAMASQGDYVRIDGPSVWIEFSYQGGVIIKNTPHSHSVWRDHTADYGGN, encoded by the coding sequence ATGAAACGAAAAAACTGGACTAGTTTCCTGCTGATCCTACTCGGTTTCAGCGCACTCTTCGGCTCCTGCACATCAACGGATGTTGATGCCACGAGTACTACTGGCTCAACAACGGGATCGACTGGCACGACGTCGAACAGTTCCAGCTCGATCACAACCACTTTGTCAGCCACGGCCACCACAACCACCTGTGGCTCAACGGGCGTAGCTCAGATCGTCTGCCTGGCCGAAGCCTTCAAGGCTACCTTGAGCAGCACGCAGGTATCGACTGTGCAATTGACCTACTCGAAGGCCAACGCGCAGAAATGGTCGAACCTGCCAGCCGGGATGTCTTCCCGGGTAGGTATTAACCTAGGTGCGCTCAGTGATACGCAACTTTTGGCTTTCCGCAACCTGATGGTGGCCGTGCTGGCGCTGAATGGTATGAATGAAGGCTACGACGAAATGCTGGGCAACCTGGTTGCCGACGATTACCTCAACTCCATTGGGGGGGGCTCTACGTATGGTGCTGGCAATTATTACCTCTCGTTTCTGGGTACACCCAGTACCAGCAGCTTGTGGGCCATCTTGTTTACGGGCCATCATTACACCCAGCCCATTACCTTCAATGCGGGTGCTGTCACGGGCGTAACGCCCGCCTTCCGGGGCACGGAGCCACAGGCAGCCGTGACCGCAGGCAGCCGCACTTACCAGGCTTTTGAACAGGAGCGGGTTGCATTTGCTGCGTTGTTAACGGGGCTGAGCACCACCGAGCAATCAACCGCCAAACTGTCCGGCTCTTATAACGATCTGGTACTGGGTCCGGGGCAGGATGGTAAGTTTCCGGCTACTAAATCTGGTTTACAGGTTGGTACGTTAAGCAGCGACAAGCAGGCGCTGGTGCTGGCCGCTATCCGGCTGTATGTCAATGACCTGGACGCGTCTACGTCAGCCGCCGTGTTAACCAAATACACCTCAGAATTAGCCAATACGTATGTCGCCTATTCCGGTACGACCGCGATGGCTTCCCAGGGGGATTATGTACGGATCGACGGGCCGAGTGTGTGGATCGAGTTTTCCTATCAGGGTGGAGTGATTATCAAAAATACACCGCACTCCCACTCGGTTTGGCGCGATCATACCGCCGACTACGGTGGCAATTAG
- a CDS encoding HupE/UreJ family protein yields the protein MTKLSRISSRRSGWLLIFTLLGLLVGLPKQASAHPMPNSVVLLNVHANRIDAELQIPLVELQSAWGHAVNDSSAGLVARLGPQLRAYLKTHIRPQSPDGRFWNVTVGELTVHESQNPINGVYRELTAQVQMLPPADEDARTFTFHYDVVLHQVMTHKILVSVRQDWERGQLAETEPVQVGEISLDIVNNRILPLSVNLTSGHAGPGSYWTGFTAMIKLGMQHIAEGTDHLLFLLVLLLPATLLVAGQRWGRFGGIQYSLKRLLAIITAFTAGHSITLLAGSLGWVRLPSQPVEMLIAVSILVSAVHAVRPIFPGREAWIAAGFGLIHGLAFSSTLANLQLDAGPMALSILGFNVGIELMQLFIIVLTIPWLMLLSRTQVYSVFRLTAAFLAAVAASAWVIERITGQPNRLTQGIEFVSPYAPYGLGVLAVMALLFTWRLTRASQLPVH from the coding sequence GTGACTAAACTAAGTCGTATCAGCAGCCGTCGATCCGGATGGCTGCTGATTTTCACCCTACTCGGATTGCTAGTTGGACTGCCTAAACAGGCTTCCGCCCATCCCATGCCGAATTCGGTAGTTCTGCTCAACGTCCACGCTAACCGTATCGATGCCGAGCTACAAATCCCGCTCGTTGAGTTACAATCGGCCTGGGGGCATGCCGTAAACGATTCATCAGCGGGACTGGTCGCGCGATTGGGTCCACAACTCAGGGCGTACCTGAAAACCCACATCCGTCCGCAAAGCCCCGACGGGCGCTTCTGGAACGTAACGGTTGGCGAACTGACCGTCCATGAAAGCCAGAATCCAATCAACGGTGTATACCGTGAACTCACGGCTCAGGTGCAGATGCTGCCCCCAGCGGACGAAGACGCTCGGACGTTTACCTTTCACTACGACGTCGTGTTGCATCAGGTAATGACCCATAAAATTCTGGTGTCGGTCCGTCAGGATTGGGAGCGTGGGCAACTGGCCGAAACCGAGCCGGTGCAGGTTGGGGAAATCAGCCTGGATATTGTCAATAATCGGATTCTACCCCTGTCGGTTAATCTGACTTCCGGCCACGCCGGGCCGGGTAGTTACTGGACCGGTTTTACGGCCATGATTAAGCTGGGGATGCAGCACATCGCCGAAGGGACTGATCATTTGCTGTTTTTACTCGTGTTACTCCTACCAGCTACCTTACTGGTGGCAGGGCAACGATGGGGACGATTTGGTGGGATTCAATATAGCTTGAAGCGATTGTTGGCCATCATCACAGCCTTCACGGCAGGGCATTCCATTACGTTGCTGGCCGGATCGTTGGGTTGGGTTCGGTTACCGTCTCAGCCGGTCGAAATGTTGATTGCCGTGTCGATTCTGGTGTCGGCCGTTCACGCTGTTCGGCCAATTTTTCCGGGTCGCGAAGCCTGGATTGCGGCTGGGTTCGGGCTGATTCATGGGCTGGCGTTTTCCAGTACGCTAGCTAACCTGCAACTCGACGCTGGCCCGATGGCACTGAGTATTCTGGGCTTTAATGTAGGCATTGAACTCATGCAGCTGTTCATCATTGTGTTGACAATTCCCTGGCTGATGCTGTTGAGCCGTACACAAGTGTATAGCGTTTTTCGATTGACGGCCGCATTTCTGGCGGCCGTAGCCGCTAGTGCCTGGGTGATTGAACGGATCACGGGTCAACCGAACAGGTTAACACAGGGAATTGAGTTTGTATCGCCTTATGCTCCGTATGGGTTGGGGGTGTTGGCCGTGATGGCGCTACTCTTCACCTGGCGCCTGACGCGGGCGAGTCAACTCCCTGTACACTAG
- a CDS encoding NAD(P)/FAD-dependent oxidoreductase: MEVNIPDSSLPRVVIVGSGFGGIQLAKSLTGKAFEVVLLDKNNYHTFLPLLYQVATAGLEPDAIAEPVREIFNGQPRFNFRMAEVLQIDPQQNTLTTSIGTLHYDYLVLACGSQANFYRNEELIRHALPMKTVRNALALRSRLLENSERALELSDKQQQLEQVNIVIAGGGPTGVELAGAIAELRDVVLAKDYPELPLKHMKIHLVEGNDRLLKSMGEDSSWKARQFLTRMGITVHLNALVKSYDGAVVTLSNGDTHAARTLFWTAGVEGVLIPGLSPASVGKGSRYVVNVFNQVEGYENVFAIGDNALQVFPDYPQGLPGLAPTSIQQGQWLAKNLVSLHQKQPLQPFRYVNKGVMAVIGRNRAVVELPFWHTQGFIAWLLWMGVHLLLLVGFRNKASTVLNWAVNYFSYSRASRLITRFQNAPVEAVTSVSGASVPL, encoded by the coding sequence ATGGAGGTCAACATTCCCGATTCCAGTTTACCCCGCGTTGTCATCGTTGGCAGTGGGTTTGGCGGTATTCAGCTGGCTAAGTCCTTAACGGGTAAAGCTTTTGAGGTCGTATTGCTCGACAAGAATAATTACCACACATTTTTACCGCTTCTGTATCAGGTGGCAACGGCCGGGCTTGAACCGGACGCCATTGCCGAACCCGTTCGTGAAATCTTCAACGGGCAACCCCGTTTCAATTTTCGAATGGCGGAGGTGCTTCAGATTGATCCACAGCAAAATACCTTGACTACGTCAATCGGTACGCTGCATTACGATTACCTCGTGCTGGCCTGCGGTTCACAGGCCAATTTTTACCGGAATGAGGAGCTGATACGCCATGCCCTGCCCATGAAGACCGTAAGAAATGCGCTGGCCTTACGGAGTCGCCTGCTGGAAAACAGCGAACGGGCGCTGGAATTATCCGATAAGCAACAGCAGCTCGAACAGGTAAACATCGTTATTGCAGGTGGTGGCCCAACGGGTGTTGAACTGGCCGGTGCCATTGCCGAACTGCGCGATGTTGTACTGGCCAAAGACTACCCCGAACTGCCCCTGAAGCATATGAAGATTCACCTGGTCGAGGGGAACGACCGCTTATTAAAAAGTATGGGAGAAGACTCCTCCTGGAAGGCCCGTCAGTTTCTGACCCGGATGGGCATAACCGTTCATCTAAACGCCCTGGTTAAATCCTACGATGGAGCGGTCGTTACGCTTAGTAATGGGGACACACATGCCGCCCGGACCTTATTTTGGACCGCCGGGGTAGAAGGTGTACTCATTCCGGGGTTGTCGCCTGCCAGCGTTGGAAAAGGGAGTCGATATGTTGTCAATGTGTTTAATCAGGTGGAGGGTTATGAAAATGTGTTTGCCATTGGCGACAATGCCCTTCAAGTGTTTCCTGATTATCCACAGGGCCTTCCGGGATTGGCACCCACATCGATTCAACAAGGCCAATGGCTGGCTAAGAACCTAGTTTCCCTTCATCAGAAACAACCGCTACAACCGTTTCGCTATGTGAATAAAGGGGTAATGGCGGTCATTGGCCGAAACCGGGCGGTCGTTGAGCTACCCTTCTGGCACACACAAGGGTTTATAGCCTGGCTACTGTGGATGGGCGTACACTTACTATTGCTGGTTGGTTTTCGCAACAAAGCGTCCACGGTCCTGAACTGGGCGGTCAATTATTTTAGCTACAGCCGGGCTTCGCGGTTAATTACCCGGTTTCAGAATGCTCCCGTTGAAGCCGTGACCAGTGTTTCCGGAGCCTCGGTACCGCTTTAA
- a CDS encoding SDR family NAD(P)-dependent oxidoreductase has translation MATIFITGASGGLGRVVTQTLLNEGHLVIATRQYHDNPQALIHGFSDLLFTYETDLSDEVQVQTLIQRVIHNHGPVDAAILLAGGYTGGSLTETDGALLDSMMTVNFKTAYHVIQPLFAHMSSQSNGGRFVLIGARQALNAQFGRQAVAYTLSKSLLFELSTLINASGKEHDIVSTVIAPSVIDTVANRQAMPDADFTAWVNPQTLADTIAFVLFGAGRALREPVLEVYNRA, from the coding sequence ATGGCTACTATTTTCATAACCGGTGCTTCTGGCGGGTTAGGCCGGGTCGTCACACAAACCCTGCTGAATGAAGGGCATCTCGTTATTGCTACGAGACAGTACCACGATAATCCTCAAGCCCTTATTCATGGCTTCTCAGACCTGCTGTTTACATACGAAACAGACCTGTCCGACGAAGTCCAGGTTCAGACGTTGATTCAACGGGTTATTCACAATCATGGCCCTGTCGACGCAGCCATTCTGTTGGCAGGAGGTTATACGGGTGGTTCACTGACGGAGACGGATGGGGCCTTACTCGACAGCATGATGACGGTAAATTTCAAGACAGCTTATCATGTAATTCAGCCACTTTTTGCCCACATGAGTAGCCAATCCAACGGAGGACGGTTCGTACTCATTGGTGCCCGGCAAGCCCTGAACGCCCAATTCGGTCGGCAGGCGGTTGCCTATACCTTATCCAAATCACTGCTGTTCGAATTGTCGACCCTGATAAATGCTTCGGGGAAGGAACATGACATTGTCTCTACGGTTATTGCGCCCAGTGTCATTGATACCGTTGCAAACCGTCAGGCGATGCCGGATGCCGACTTTACCGCCTGGGTCAATCCGCAAACTCTGGCAGATACAATCGCCTTCGTGCTATTTGGCGCGGGCCGCGCCTTGCGGGAACCCGTACTTGAGGTATACAATCGGGCTTAA
- a CDS encoding sigma 54-interacting transcriptional regulator yields MQQYLKPPLSSTSTCQILIVEDEYIIANDLGLILRVAGYPVLGVADSVAEALTLIARQRPDMVLLDIYLKGKETGIDLAKQLEDKGIPFIYISANDNKSVLEQVKATQPSGYIVKPFREKDILTTLEISRYRHAHSVEMRLREEKALQISLTDALSAMESWEQKLLNAARLLQPYIPFDFLTIQYQKKGINHSYNFYQIGFDEYKALTLSDLQPMTGIPAEQLLAMQTGMRFGEPGRYNEEAFDDFCQTYRYGQVLAKSFRLQSGLAMPLRMNSNDSFVILFLSRKPDVYRSSHLTLLERLEQPIVLMLERVLAFEEVARLSEQLQREKNYLQEEVKTTANFEEIIGRSQSLLRVFEQVNQVAYTDTTVLILGESGTGKELIARAIHNLSPRSGKILVKINCAALPATLIESELFGHEKGAFTGAFEKRIGKFELAQEGTIFLDEIGELPLELQAKLLRVLQEKEIERIGGKTPIKTDVRIIAATNRSLEKEVAEGRFRMDLYFRLATFPIMLPALRERAEDIPLLANFFAQKSARKMGKQFRGINPLVLDELVNYAWPGNIRELENVMEQAVILNDGQTPLELGRPLVSNLFMASRPTLPPENATRDAEQSTISPPKDLNDIKQIQLQTEREYILAVLKRTNGRIRGSNGAAEVLNLKPTTLEYRMDKLGIRKTVAIDPNTPSTDSY; encoded by the coding sequence ATGCAACAATACCTCAAGCCTCCTCTTTCCTCCACCTCAACGTGTCAGATACTAATCGTGGAAGATGAATACATCATCGCCAATGACCTGGGGTTGATTTTGCGCGTTGCCGGTTATCCCGTTCTGGGAGTTGCCGATTCTGTGGCCGAAGCCCTGACACTTATCGCCCGTCAAAGGCCCGATATGGTGTTGCTCGATATTTACTTGAAAGGAAAAGAAACGGGAATTGACCTGGCTAAACAGTTGGAGGACAAAGGGATTCCGTTCATCTATATCTCGGCCAATGACAACAAAAGTGTACTGGAGCAGGTCAAGGCGACGCAGCCCAGCGGCTACATTGTGAAGCCGTTTCGGGAAAAAGATATATTGACAACGCTGGAAATCAGCCGGTACCGTCACGCACACAGCGTTGAGATGAGACTACGGGAGGAAAAAGCGCTGCAAATCAGCCTGACCGACGCCTTGTCAGCAATGGAAAGCTGGGAGCAGAAACTACTGAATGCGGCCAGGCTACTGCAACCCTACATACCGTTTGATTTTCTGACGATTCAGTACCAGAAAAAAGGTATTAACCACAGTTATAACTTCTACCAGATCGGGTTTGACGAATACAAAGCCCTCACCCTGAGCGATCTGCAACCAATGACGGGCATTCCTGCGGAACAACTGCTGGCGATGCAAACCGGAATGCGCTTTGGTGAACCTGGCCGCTATAATGAAGAGGCCTTCGACGATTTTTGTCAAACTTATCGCTATGGGCAGGTTCTCGCCAAATCATTTCGGCTCCAGTCAGGGCTGGCTATGCCGCTACGAATGAATAGCAACGATTCGTTTGTGATCCTGTTTCTGAGTCGCAAACCCGATGTGTACCGTTCATCGCACCTTACCCTATTGGAACGGCTAGAACAGCCGATTGTTCTGATGCTTGAACGCGTATTGGCTTTTGAGGAGGTGGCCCGGCTCAGTGAACAGCTCCAGCGCGAAAAAAATTATCTTCAGGAAGAGGTGAAAACAACCGCCAATTTCGAAGAAATCATCGGCCGAAGCCAATCTTTACTGCGGGTATTTGAGCAGGTAAATCAGGTTGCCTATACCGATACAACGGTGTTGATTCTGGGAGAAAGTGGTACCGGCAAAGAGCTGATTGCCAGAGCTATTCACAATCTATCTCCCCGAAGTGGCAAGATCTTGGTCAAAATAAACTGTGCTGCACTGCCCGCTACGCTCATCGAATCGGAGTTGTTCGGCCACGAGAAAGGAGCTTTTACGGGAGCTTTTGAGAAACGGATTGGCAAGTTTGAACTGGCTCAGGAGGGTACCATTTTCCTGGATGAAATTGGGGAGTTGCCACTGGAGTTGCAGGCCAAGCTACTACGGGTGTTACAGGAAAAAGAAATCGAGCGAATCGGTGGCAAAACGCCTATAAAAACCGATGTGCGTATTATTGCCGCTACGAACCGTAGTCTGGAAAAAGAAGTGGCCGAAGGGCGCTTTCGGATGGATCTTTATTTCCGGCTCGCGACCTTCCCCATTATGTTACCGGCCCTGCGCGAACGGGCAGAGGACATTCCGTTACTGGCTAACTTCTTCGCTCAGAAATCAGCCCGAAAAATGGGAAAACAGTTTCGGGGTATTAACCCTTTGGTACTTGACGAACTGGTCAACTACGCCTGGCCGGGTAACATTCGGGAACTGGAAAACGTCATGGAACAGGCGGTAATTCTCAATGATGGGCAAACACCCCTCGAGTTAGGTCGGCCTTTAGTCAGCAATCTGTTTATGGCCAGCAGGCCCACCCTACCCCCGGAGAACGCAACTCGCGACGCTGAACAGTCTACCATTTCCCCGCCAAAAGACCTGAATGACATAAAGCAGATTCAGCTTCAAACCGAACGGGAATATATTCTGGCGGTGCTCAAGCGCACCAATGGCCGCATTCGAGGCAGCAATGGCGCGGCTGAAGTACTCAATCTTAAACCAACAACACTGGAGTACCGAATGGATAAACTGGGTATTCGCAAAACCGTCGCCATTGACCCTAATACCCCTTCGACTGATTCGTACTGA
- a CDS encoding DsbA family protein — MNSIATNFPADMGGPAPTIELTEFGDFTCGQCRRSRSLLSSVVSAFDGRVRYTYRHFPNERSDASRMAALAAEAARRQEQFWPMYQALFTLPTITRTTLSMLAISLGLQYHQFLTDLDDEDLHHRIEADRRDGHQLGVMTTPALFVDGHRFYGKMTLSRLAPLIQSHLSRHAQPVLSKVDVARGMIYWGRGE, encoded by the coding sequence ATGAATTCGATAGCAACCAATTTCCCTGCTGACATGGGTGGTCCGGCACCAACCATCGAGTTAACCGAGTTTGGTGACTTCACCTGCGGCCAGTGTCGCCGGAGCCGGAGCTTACTCTCGTCGGTAGTAAGTGCATTCGATGGCCGGGTTCGGTATACCTACCGCCACTTTCCCAACGAACGGAGTGATGCATCCCGAATGGCAGCGCTAGCGGCAGAGGCCGCCCGTCGGCAAGAGCAATTCTGGCCCATGTATCAGGCGTTATTTACACTGCCAACCATTACCCGAACAACACTCTCTATGCTTGCCATTAGTCTGGGCTTACAGTATCATCAGTTTCTAACAGATCTGGATGATGAAGACCTGCATCATCGAATTGAAGCAGACCGACGCGATGGGCATCAGCTTGGCGTCATGACCACGCCAGCGCTGTTCGTTGACGGGCACCGATTTTATGGAAAGATGACGTTGTCCCGTCTGGCCCCACTCATCCAGTCTCACCTAAGTCGCCACGCTCAGCCTGTGCTCAGTAAAGTAGATGTTGCCAGGGGTATGATCTATTGGGGACGGGGTGAATAA
- a CDS encoding nuclear transport factor 2-like protein, with protein sequence MKRFIIFFRWLVGPSMTTLIEELHVRLLNDWILTQDPAFIHPQCTWKLADGHVCSGTHLGRDFFRNYQRQLDRTYPDWYEVVSEVIGSSIGGIIIGTYQFQRETNGLWYSAPFTHFYRIQRGQIVSAYYYMGEVSTHLDRFQSTTYFPTYAAFPSLN encoded by the coding sequence ATGAAACGCTTCATTATCTTCTTCCGCTGGCTTGTTGGCCCGTCTATGACGACCCTTATTGAGGAACTCCACGTTCGTTTGCTCAACGACTGGATTCTGACACAAGATCCTGCCTTTATTCATCCCCAATGTACCTGGAAACTGGCCGATGGGCATGTCTGCTCAGGCACTCATCTGGGACGCGATTTTTTCAGAAACTACCAGCGCCAGCTTGACCGCACCTATCCGGACTGGTACGAAGTTGTCAGTGAAGTCATTGGCTCGTCCATTGGTGGTATTATCATTGGCACCTACCAGTTTCAGCGCGAAACGAATGGGCTTTGGTATAGCGCACCCTTTACTCATTTCTACCGGATTCAGAGGGGGCAAATCGTAAGCGCGTACTACTACATGGGGGAGGTTAGTACGCACCTGGACCGGTTTCAGTCTACGACCTATTTTCCCACATACGCAGCCTTCCCTTCGCTCAACTGA